From one Eucalyptus grandis isolate ANBG69807.140 chromosome 9, ASM1654582v1, whole genome shotgun sequence genomic stretch:
- the LOC104452333 gene encoding uncharacterized protein LOC104452333: protein MDREQEEMQFLGLVGICKESCKVIFSWRKIFTQITSALILPLAFVFLLHIEVSDVLYWHIVSNEIRLDMTRPKTALHDRISSVLSKEWAVYLLFNALYLTAFLVLSLLSTSAVVYTIACIYTGREVVFGKVMSVVLRVWKRLMVTFLCIFLAMFVYNLVAAVILVRCFIFAGDTNLGIPILILAVIAYLVGFVYMSIVWQLASVVSVLEEDYGVKAMIKSKNLIKGKIVASIIIFFVLNISFFLIQFAFRRRVVYDRLAGTLSRSGYGILCFFLLSMLMLLGLVFQTVIYFVCKSYHHENIDKSVLSDHLDVYLLGEYVPLKSKDVQLEQCDV from the coding sequence ATGGATCGAGAGCAAGAAGAGATGCAGTTCCTCGGCCTCGTCGGCATCTGCAAAGAGTCCTGCAAGGTCATCTTCTCATGGAGGAAGATCTTCACCCAGATCACCTCGGCCCTGATCCTCCCTCTCGccttcgtcttcctcctccacaTCGAAGTCTCCGACGTCCTCTACTGGCATATCGTCAGCAACGAGATCCGGCTCGACATGACCCGCCCCAAGACTGCCCTCCACGACAGGATCTCCAGCGTCCTCTCCAAGGAGTGGGCCGTCTACCTGCTCTTCAATGCCCTCTACCTCACTGCCTTCCTTGTGTTGTCCCTCCTCTCGACCTCCGCCGTCGTCTACACCATCGCATGCATCTACACCGGCCGCGAGGTTGTGTTCGGGAAGGTCATGAGCGTGGTCCTGAGGGTCTGGAAGCGGCTGATGGTCACCTTCCTGTGCATCTTCCTGGCCATGTTCGTATACAACTTGGTCGCCGCGGTGATCCTGGTCAGGTGCTTCATCTTCGCCGGCGACACGAACTTAGGCATCCCGATCCTCATCCTTGCAGTGATCGCGTACTTGGTCGGGTTCGTTTACATGAGCATAGTGTGGCAATTGGCGAGCGTGGTCTCCGTCCTGGAGGAAGATTACGGGGTCAAGGCCATGATCAAGAGCAAGAACCTGATAAAGGGGAAGATCGTTGCGTCCATAATCATATTCTTCGTGCTCAACATATCCTTCTTTCTAATTCAATTCGCGTTCAGGAGGCGGGTCGTTTATGATCGCTTGGCAGGGACATTAAGCAGGTCTGGCTATGGAATTctgtgtttctttcttctttccatgCTGATGCTGTTGGGGCTTGTCTTCCAGACGGTGATCTACTTCGTCTGCAAGTCGTACCACCACGAGAACATCGACAAGTCGGTGCTGTCGGATCATCTCGACGTCTATCTCCTCGGAGAGTATGTTCCTCTGAAATCCAAGGATGTTCAGCTTGAGCAATGCGACGTTTGA
- the LOC104450887 gene encoding basic blue protein: MSQGRGSASRVAAAAVAVALIYLFAQAEYARAATYTVGGSGGWTLNVASWPKGKRFRAGDTLIFKYDRTLHNVVALNKGGYDSCRTPGGAKVYSSGNDQIKLVKGPNYFICNFPGHCESAMKIAVNAA, from the exons ATGTCTCAGGGAAGAGGCAGTGCATCTCgagtcgccgccgccgctgtgGCGGTCGCGCTCATTTACCTCTTCGCTCAAGCTGAGTATGCTCGAGCGGCAACCTACACAGTCGGTGGCTCTGGTGGCTGGACGTTAAACGTGGCGAGCTGGCCCAAAGGCAAGAGATTCAGAGCTGGTGACACTCTCA TATTCAAGTATGACCGGACGCTCCACAACGTTGTGGCGCTGAACAAGGGCGGTTACGACAGTTGCCGGACTCCAGGGGGAGCGAAGGTTTACAGTTCCGGCAACGACCAGATCAAGCTGGTCAAGGGCCCGAACTACTTCATATGCAACTTTCCCGGTCACTGCGAGTCGGCTATGAAGATAGCTGTGAATGCAGCTTGA